In Arthrobacter sp. QXT-31, one genomic interval encodes:
- a CDS encoding AAA family ATPase, which produces MAAPRSAGHSPDPVRQALLDVRHEVAKAVVGQDSTVTGMLIALLSRGHVLLEGVPGVAKTLLVRALSAALSLDTKRVQFTPDLMPGDVTGSLVYDAANSEFSFREGPVFTNILLADEINRTPPKTQASLLEAMEERQVSVDGVSRRLPAPFIVAATQNPIEYEGTYPLPEAQLDRFLLKLTMPLPDRAAEIEVVRRHAAGFDPRDLAGAGVRPVAGADELERARQAVAAVDVAPEVQGYIVDLVRATRAAPSFQLGVSPRGATALLNTSRAWAWLSGRSFVTPDDVKALAQPCLRHRVALRPEALMDGVQVDDVLGSILASVPVPR; this is translated from the coding sequence ATGGCCGCCCCGCGCAGCGCAGGCCATTCCCCGGACCCCGTCCGGCAGGCACTGCTTGACGTCCGGCATGAGGTGGCGAAGGCAGTTGTGGGCCAGGATTCCACCGTCACCGGCATGCTGATCGCGCTGCTGTCGCGCGGACACGTGCTGCTCGAAGGCGTGCCCGGCGTGGCCAAGACCCTTCTGGTCCGTGCCCTGTCCGCGGCCCTGAGCCTGGACACCAAGCGCGTCCAGTTCACCCCGGACCTGATGCCCGGCGACGTCACGGGGTCCCTCGTCTACGATGCCGCCAATTCCGAATTCAGCTTCCGTGAAGGCCCTGTCTTCACCAACATCCTCCTGGCTGACGAAATCAACAGGACGCCGCCCAAGACCCAGGCCTCGCTGCTGGAAGCCATGGAGGAACGCCAGGTCTCCGTGGACGGGGTATCGCGCCGGCTGCCGGCGCCTTTCATCGTGGCGGCCACGCAGAACCCCATCGAGTACGAGGGCACCTACCCGCTGCCCGAGGCCCAACTGGACCGTTTCCTCCTCAAACTGACCATGCCCCTTCCTGACCGTGCCGCAGAAATCGAGGTGGTCCGCAGGCACGCTGCCGGCTTCGATCCCCGCGACCTCGCCGGGGCCGGCGTCCGCCCGGTGGCGGGCGCCGACGAACTGGAGCGGGCGCGGCAGGCCGTGGCCGCCGTCGACGTGGCGCCCGAGGTGCAGGGCTACATCGTGGACCTGGTCCGGGCCACGCGTGCAGCCCCGTCCTTCCAGCTTGGCGTCTCGCCGCGTGGCGCCACCGCGCTGCTGAACACCTCCCGGGCCTGGGCATGGCTGTCCGGCCGGAGCTTTGTCACCCCGGATGACGTCAAGGCACTGGCCCAGCCGTGCCTGCGGCACCGCGTGGCGCTCCGTCCGGAAGCCCTGATGGACGGTGTCCAGGTGGACGACGTGCTGGGCAGCATCCTCGCCTCCGTGCCGGTCCCCCGCTGA
- a CDS encoding DUF4350 domain-containing protein, which produces MTHVFVAARRRKTGWVRRHRAGILFGVAMAAALAVVLILQSTQRSDSQELSIRNPGPSGARAAAQILSVRGVSVNQTESFQETLAAAREASRNGSGSTVLVYDERGFLPPEKLPALLAGTDRLVVVSPRLATLTGLGGTIRQAGVVPGSEQTLQPGCAVTDAEAAGDISADGGFLYTGGTVCYGSGATGRGLYASAEKGKLVVLGSTAVLSNQFLADHGNAALTLRTLGSQDHLIWYLPGPGDLGASPAPKTLAELAPAWSAFVAPWLLVVALFAVLWRGRRLGPLVFEPLPVVVKSAETAEGRARLYHEAHDVARAADTLRAGTVVRLAADLRVGAGADTVDVAAAAARHLDSTLPDMLRILQHRPGTESELVRWAQDLVRLEKEVQAR; this is translated from the coding sequence ATGACACACGTCTTTGTGGCGGCCCGGCGCAGGAAAACCGGCTGGGTCCGCAGGCACCGGGCGGGAATCCTCTTCGGCGTCGCCATGGCCGCTGCCCTTGCGGTGGTCCTCATCCTGCAGTCCACGCAGCGGTCCGACAGCCAGGAGCTGTCCATCCGCAACCCCGGCCCGTCGGGCGCCAGGGCGGCGGCCCAGATCCTTTCCGTACGGGGCGTCAGTGTTAACCAGACGGAGTCGTTCCAGGAAACCTTGGCCGCGGCGCGGGAGGCCAGCCGCAATGGGTCCGGCTCAACGGTCCTGGTCTATGACGAACGGGGGTTCCTTCCCCCCGAAAAGCTCCCCGCGCTTCTTGCCGGGACGGACCGGCTGGTGGTGGTTTCGCCGCGCCTGGCCACATTGACCGGCCTGGGCGGCACCATCCGCCAGGCCGGGGTGGTCCCCGGCTCGGAGCAGACCCTGCAGCCCGGATGCGCCGTCACCGACGCCGAGGCCGCCGGTGACATCAGCGCGGACGGGGGCTTCCTCTACACCGGCGGCACTGTGTGCTACGGTTCCGGCGCCACAGGACGGGGCCTGTACGCCTCGGCAGAGAAAGGAAAACTCGTCGTGCTCGGCAGCACAGCGGTGCTCAGTAACCAGTTCCTGGCCGACCACGGCAACGCCGCCCTCACGCTGCGGACCCTGGGCAGTCAGGACCACCTCATCTGGTACCTGCCGGGTCCTGGGGACCTCGGCGCCAGCCCCGCACCGAAGACCCTCGCCGAGCTTGCACCGGCATGGTCGGCGTTCGTGGCCCCGTGGCTCCTTGTGGTGGCGCTGTTCGCCGTGCTGTGGCGCGGACGCCGCCTCGGCCCGCTGGTCTTCGAACCCCTGCCGGTGGTGGTGAAGTCCGCCGAAACCGCAGAGGGCAGGGCACGGCTGTACCACGAGGCCCACGACGTTGCCCGGGCAGCAGACACGCTGCGGGCCGGCACCGTCGTCCGGCTTGCCGCCGACCTCCGGGTGGGGGCCGGGGCCGACACCGTGGACGTGGCGGCCGCGGCCGCCCGGCACCTGGACAGCACCCTCCCGGACATGCTCCGGATCCTGCAACACCGTCCCGGAACAGAGTCCGAGCTTGTCCGCTGGGCCCAGGACCTTGTCCGACTAGAGAAAGAGGTACAGGCCAGATGA
- a CDS encoding DUF4129 domain-containing protein, whose protein sequence is MSAVGFLPALQHAAVLLQSPLEPPVQPDREEARRWAAEELSKREYREAAPGWLETLWRQFLDWLQSVTDGQPLAGGPPVAPLIGLGIALLVAVAIILARPRLNARRRASKEIFDAEAATTAADYRARASAAAARGDWAAAVVEQFRAVVSSAEDRAVLDPQPGRTADEAAGQLTRAFPAAGDKLDAAARTFDAVRYGHGSAQASDHAAMVELDSTLERLTPSYAEAAPRGLAVPR, encoded by the coding sequence ATGAGCGCCGTCGGCTTCCTGCCGGCCCTGCAGCATGCCGCCGTGCTGCTGCAAAGCCCGTTGGAACCGCCGGTGCAGCCTGACCGGGAAGAAGCGCGCCGCTGGGCGGCGGAGGAACTCTCCAAACGCGAGTACCGGGAAGCGGCGCCCGGGTGGCTGGAAACGCTCTGGCGGCAGTTCCTGGACTGGCTGCAGTCCGTGACCGACGGCCAGCCCCTCGCCGGCGGACCTCCGGTGGCGCCCCTCATCGGCCTGGGCATCGCCCTCCTCGTGGCCGTGGCCATCATCCTTGCCCGGCCGCGGCTGAACGCCCGCCGCCGCGCATCGAAGGAGATCTTCGACGCCGAAGCAGCCACCACGGCAGCGGACTACCGGGCGCGCGCAAGTGCCGCCGCCGCGCGCGGCGACTGGGCGGCCGCCGTCGTCGAACAGTTCCGCGCAGTGGTAAGTTCCGCCGAGGACCGGGCGGTCCTGGACCCCCAGCCCGGCCGGACGGCCGACGAGGCCGCCGGCCAACTCACGCGGGCGTTCCCGGCAGCCGGCGACAAACTGGACGCTGCGGCCCGCACGTTCGATGCCGTCCGCTACGGCCACGGGAGCGCGCAGGCATCCGACCATGCCGCGATGGTTGAGCTGGACTCGACCCTGGAACGGCTCACGCCGTCTTATGCAGAAGCTGCGCCTCGCGGACTGGCGGTGCCCAGATGA
- a CDS encoding DUF7847 domain-containing protein translates to MSEQDPQHPPSGNRPPEQPAGQPHPPWAPPHQQPQQPWGISPQWGSPQPGPYQPGPYQPGPYQPGPYQPGAHQPYGPPQQWSSGPNIAGPNPAAPYPAYMAPPKPGVVPLRPLMFGEIMDGAFQTVRRNPKAMLGAGLLAQALGAVIASVLPLVAPASDASAEAWVGNLGPSEMTSIFGALVGGFLVVGVVSLFIALVMQGAMVVPVARSILNRRTGFRQMWLLARGRAWALVRLAGLGVAAVLLGIALIVLATVGLANSMGTGSLVIVLPLFLAFVAALIWVSVKLTVAPAAIVVEDVGALDGIRRSWAVTRGNWWRVLGIVLAVSLLIGIISQIVLIPVTLLAALLTAVASPQDLASQSTALQVVGVVVMAVVSAAVGAVAFAFQTSVMALLYMDLRMRNEGLDIALLRLLESGNDDGGIPGRGVPVYGPGRYSAGPPTMPG, encoded by the coding sequence TTGTCAGAGCAGGATCCGCAGCACCCGCCGTCCGGAAACCGGCCGCCCGAACAGCCTGCCGGCCAGCCGCACCCGCCGTGGGCGCCGCCGCACCAGCAGCCGCAGCAGCCCTGGGGCATATCCCCGCAATGGGGCAGCCCGCAGCCTGGCCCCTACCAGCCTGGACCGTACCAGCCTGGCCCCTACCAGCCTGGACCGTACCAGCCCGGCGCCCACCAGCCCTACGGTCCTCCGCAGCAGTGGAGCAGCGGACCCAATATCGCAGGTCCGAATCCCGCAGCCCCCTATCCCGCCTACATGGCCCCGCCGAAGCCCGGAGTGGTGCCGCTGCGGCCGCTGATGTTCGGCGAGATCATGGACGGCGCGTTCCAGACCGTCCGCCGGAATCCCAAGGCGATGCTCGGAGCAGGCCTCCTGGCACAGGCACTGGGCGCTGTGATTGCCAGCGTCCTCCCGCTTGTGGCCCCGGCCTCCGATGCGTCGGCGGAGGCCTGGGTGGGGAACCTCGGCCCCTCCGAAATGACCTCCATCTTCGGGGCCCTGGTGGGCGGCTTCCTGGTTGTGGGCGTGGTGTCCCTGTTCATCGCCCTGGTGATGCAGGGGGCCATGGTGGTGCCTGTGGCCAGGTCCATCCTCAACAGGCGCACCGGGTTCCGGCAGATGTGGCTGCTGGCACGCGGACGCGCCTGGGCCCTGGTCCGGCTGGCCGGGCTGGGTGTGGCAGCCGTGCTGCTTGGCATTGCCCTCATTGTCCTGGCCACCGTGGGGCTGGCCAATTCCATGGGGACGGGATCGCTGGTGATTGTGCTGCCGCTGTTCCTGGCCTTTGTTGCCGCCTTGATCTGGGTTTCGGTGAAGCTGACGGTTGCGCCGGCCGCGATCGTCGTCGAGGACGTCGGGGCGCTGGATGGCATCCGGCGTTCCTGGGCCGTTACGCGCGGCAACTGGTGGCGCGTCCTCGGCATCGTCCTCGCGGTGTCGCTTCTCATAGGCATCATTAGCCAGATCGTCCTCATCCCCGTCACCCTGCTCGCGGCGCTGCTCACCGCAGTCGCCAGCCCCCAGGACCTGGCGAGCCAGTCAACAGCCCTGCAGGTGGTGGGTGTTGTTGTCATGGCGGTGGTCTCCGCCGCCGTTGGCGCGGTGGCGTTCGCCTTCCAGACGTCGGTCATGGCATTGCTTTATATGGATTTGCGGATGCGCAACGAGGGACTGGACATCGCGCTCCTCCGGCTGCTGGAATCCGGAAACGACGACGGCGGGATCCCCGGCCGGGGCGTGCCGGTCTACGGCCCTGGCCGCTACAGCGCCGGCCCGCCCACGATGCCGGGATGA